The nucleotide sequence GTGTCAAAGGCTGCGTGTGCTCGTCAGGAAACGGTTGCCAGGACCCGCCGCTATGTCCAAAATGAGGAGTGAAGTAGAGATGTTGGGAAGGGGAAGAGTCAACGGAAGCACTAACGGCGCAATGATCAGTAACCTCACTGAGCAGTTATGCTTACTGGAGGAAGAGAACAAGACTCTGAGGGATGCTTTGAACAAGAAAGTCAACGAGCTTCAGTTCTCAAGAAGTATGTATTCTAGAACAGCTTGTAGACTACTAGAATTCGAGGAATCTTCTAAAGGAACAACAAACATTGAGCCAAGCAGGAGCAGTAATGTCTCACATGAAGTCTCTCTAGCATCGTTATCAGAGTTTGAGAATGATGATAAAGTTAGCTGTTCTGACTCTTGGGCTTCTGCTTTGCAAAGGGGAACGAGTTTGGTTAGAACACCTAAAGCTTCAGAGATGAAACTAATGGATGACTTTGCTGAAATGGAGAAGCTTGCAAGTACAGTACCTGGAAGCTCTCCTATCTTCTCTTCTGATTCAGTTTCAGCTTCTGGTCCGGTTGAGAACGAATCTAATGAAGATATTAAGTCAGATTCAACGAGCAAGGTACCTCAATCTCTTCATACTGTCTTGAAAGCCATCACGGAACATAAGAGTATCACGCAGAGGAACACTGATGAAGTACTTGAAGAGATCAGACAAGCTCTGTCAGGTGTCAAACAGACCGAGACTCTCACTGTGGAGGAGAGTGCACCAGACACGGAATGTGAGATCAGTAAATCAATTCGAAGAATTGTTGAAGTTATCGAAGGAGTTAGCTTAAAAGATGAAAGGCTTTCTGGTTACACTGCTCGTGTCTTGCAATGGAAAACTACAGAGCTGAGTAGTGTAATGCAGCGGTTTCTCCAGACTTGTTAcgatctaatggatagaaaagCAGACGTGAAGAAGTTTGCGGAAGAGTTAAGCTCTGTGGTGGAATGGATGGTGAACCATTGTTTCTCTCTACAAGATGTTTCAAGCATGAGAGAAGAGATCAAGAAGCAGTTTGAATGGGACGAGTCACGGAGTGGAAGTGAAGTTGATATTGGACTGTTTGGTCTGATCTCGGAAGCAGATGAGCTTAAGAAGACAGATGATCAGTTGATTGAAGAAGAGGCAAAGGACAAGACAGCAAGGTAAGTCTGAATGGTTTGAAGACTTTGATCAAATCATAGCTCTGATGTATCCTCTTCTTTCAGTGTTTCAAAGAACGAGCTCAAGCTGGAGGAAAAACAAACCATGCGAACTGTAAGTAACCAGCACAAGATCTCAGATTCTCTTACATTTTTTGACAGGAGAGAGGTTTGATTGTCTTTGATGATTCAGGAACTGGAGATCACTGCTGCTTCTGAGAAGTTAGCAGAGTGTCAAGAGACGATTCTAAATCTTGGAAAGCAGCTCAAAGCATTGACTAACTCAAAAGAAACAGGTTTACTTCCAGACAACCTCACACCTGACTTTACTACTGCACTACCTTCACAAGAGACAAAGCCAGAGAAGAGATTGACCACTCAAAGATCGTCTCTTCTGGATCAGATGAAGGCAGAGGATCAGGACAATGGAGATtacaaggaggaggaggagaaaccTCAAGCAGTAGATAAAATGGGAAAGGGAGGCAGTTCTGTCTACAGTGAAACCATTGAGGCATTGGAACAGATTCTTCTCTCAGACAAGAAAAGCAAAGGCTCTGAATCAAATTGCTTCGCTGTTGTTCCTCAGAAAAAGAGCAGCGGAGGTAAGAGCCTGTGGAGAAAGCTGTTGGggaggaaaaagaaaaataagaccATCAAGCTTCCTAATCCATTTGCCACTTAAGAAGATGTTATAATAATGTCATCTAATCCATTTGAtcatatgtttctttttttgttccTCTTATTATGCAAACGAAACTGTCATTTTCATAGAATTTTTGGCAGCATATGTAAAAAAAGAtacaattaagtaatattttgaTCCAATGTATCTATCTTTGGCACGGTTTATCATACCCGGGCTCATCTTGGGCGAAGCCAAGTAGTAAGCACTAACTGCATGTACacccattatttttttcatttttaaaaatttagcgTAACAAATACAATAAAGTGTTAGAAATTAGGAAATGTTACCTTTAGTGCACccattattttttcatttaaaaaaaattagtgtaacAAGTACAATAAAGTGTTAGAAATTTAGGAAATGTTATCTTTAGTGCACCCAGTAATTAATTTTCTTCAGATAATGCCCCCACTAATATTTATGTCGGAATCTGCCCCTGTCTTCACCAGTGGAATTGTAAGAGGCAACAAACCTTGCTTCATACCAAGTCACAAAGTAGACCCAAATGACTTCTGTTGAATAAACTAAGGAAGAAATTACATCTACACATACTTTCCATTTACCTATTTACATTCACACATACTTTCAGCATGTGAAGTACTTTATACTTGTAAATTCTCCAAAAAATCTTTATAACCTAAAATCCTTTTTTCATTGACCCATAAAATTCTAATCCGCCTCATTCTTCTTCGACAATTACTTTTTCAAGGAGACGTTTCACACCATCTGATAAAAGCCACTAGTGGAAGAGAGAGGGTGGAGATGTGGATGCTAGTggagaggaggaggtggagacGTGGTTACAGTGGAACATCTAATGGTTATGGTGGTGACGTACGGTAGAGGTAGGGTCTTATGGTGGTGGTTAAGGAGGAAGAGTTGGAGGTGGAGCCATGGAGGTGGATCAAAAGTCGAAAGGTATAGAGAGTTGATGGTGGAGGAGCTAATGGCGtaagtgaagtttgtggaggTAGATATGAAAGTTATGGTGGTAGATCAACAGCTATACCCTCTAATGGCGGCAAAAGAAGGGGTGGTAGAGGAGCTTATGGCGGAGGTGGAGGAGTGGATAACGTAAGTGGAACTTGTGGATGTGGATATGAAAGTTATGGTGGTCAAAGATGTGGTTAGCCGTCATGGAAGCGGTGGTGGCAAAGGCAGCGAAGGGAGAAGAACCAGAGGTGGAGATAGATCTACACTTATACTCCTCGGTGGCGGTAGAGAAAGTGGCGGTGGAGAAGCTTATGGCGGAGTGGAGTTTATAGTGGTGGATGGTtgtggaggtggtggtggtgaagaAGGTGGTTATGGTTATGCAAAAGAAAGATACGGTAGTGGTGGTGAATGAGATGGTTATGGATAGTCCACAATTTAAAATTGGTTTCATGACCACACTTTTTTTGACCACATGAATGAAATTAAATGAAGGTTATAATAGACATTTTGTGGTATTTTCTGCTTCACAAAGTACACCTCTAGTTTGAAGTATGTCAAACTGTAAGACATCACCTCTAAAGTATGTCAACTCGTGAAGCTCTCTAAACCAAGTCAATATGATATCGTGTGAGTGATCGCTGAGatgaaactaatattatatgcTGTGGTTTTGGGTCGGGGGACTATGGACTTAGGTCCCAAAACTTCTTAGGATATTTATCTACATCTATCTTTCAATATGCTGGAGAAACTGAGTCAAATGTTTAGGAGTATGAGCTTTAGCTATGCTTGTCCTTgacgaaaaatgaaaaatgtggGCCCAGAACAAAGCCGAAAAAGTAGGATTCTAAAAGCCCATGAAAGTTCTGAGCCCAGCAACGTTAAAAGAGGTCAtgcttctttctttcttgttaGAAATCAACACCGTGCCCGTCGCCGGAGAACCACTTACCTGATGTACAGTAGATATTTCAAATCGACCTGCCACGTCACTATTTTCCCACcaactatattttatttatttatttttaaatcaaacataaaaaaaaagttttataatttacacGCTTCCCGATTCAAAACAACTATT is from Brassica napus cultivar Da-Ae chromosome A4, Da-Ae, whole genome shotgun sequence and encodes:
- the LOC106446468 gene encoding filament-like plant protein 7, which encodes MDHKAWPWKKKSMEKTVVESNGEIEKVLADKIELENRLKSLNDKLTSVEAESNKHKTETQEAIIGWEKTKAESASLKKKLEEALNEKHMSDERSAHTDAGLKECMQQLRFVRDEQERRMHDALTKASHEHERRLMVIKTELADTSKKLAEAEGENTQLSKALLAKSKTVEDLITERERIRADNIALVSSLESKEKENVTLRYEVRVVEKELELRNEEREFSRRTAEASHKLHLENVKKVAKLEQECQRLRVLVRKRLPGPAAMSKMRSEVEMLGRGRVNGSTNGAMISNLTEQLCLLEEENKTLRDALNKKVNELQFSRSMYSRTACRLLEFEESSKGTTNIEPSRSSNVSHEVSLASLSEFENDDKVSCSDSWASALQRGTSLVRTPKASEMKLMDDFAEMEKLASTVPGSSPIFSSDSVSASGPVENESNEDIKSDSTSKVPQSLHTVLKAITEHKSITQRNTDEVLEEIRQALSGVKQTETLTVEESAPDTECEISKSIRRIVEVIEGVSLKDERLSGYTARVLQWKTTELSSVMQRFLQTCYDLMDRKADVKKFAEELSSVVEWMVNHCFSLQDVSSMREEIKKQFEWDESRSGSEVDIGLFGLISEADELKKTDDQLIEEEAKDKTASVSKNELKLEEKQTMRTELEITAASEKLAECQETILNLGKQLKALTNSKETGLLPDNLTPDFTTALPSQETKPEKRLTTQRSSLLDQMKAEDQDNGDYKEEEEKPQAVDKMGKGGSSVYSETIEALEQILLSDKKSKGSESNCFAVVPQKKSSGGKSLWRKLLGRKKKNKTIKLPNPFAT